A DNA window from Deltaproteobacteria bacterium contains the following coding sequences:
- a CDS encoding RraA family protein, giving the protein MTNYLNDEELEALRRWPTCAIANAIELFNIRPRNEGFMLPEIKCAFPDLGPMIGYAVTAVISADSPEGRRVPPPEWWKEIQKIPEPRVALIHDIDHPVVGSFWGEVNANIHKALGCVGTVTDGSVRDLDEVRETGFQFFSSCISVSHAYVHLVEVGIPVKVGGLVVKSGDLILGDKHGVISIPLEIARDVPKAAQLMEDWERRVINFCKSKEFNPEGLRERFMSPRPTWPPKK; this is encoded by the coding sequence ATGACCAATTATTTAAACGATGAAGAACTGGAAGCCTTGCGCCGCTGGCCTACCTGCGCCATAGCAAATGCTATTGAGCTCTTCAATATTCGACCCCGGAATGAAGGGTTCATGCTTCCGGAGATTAAATGTGCCTTTCCCGATTTGGGGCCGATGATTGGCTATGCCGTCACGGCCGTTATATCCGCTGACTCTCCAGAGGGGCGGCGAGTTCCACCGCCGGAATGGTGGAAAGAAATTCAAAAAATACCGGAACCCAGGGTAGCGTTAATCCATGATATTGATCATCCGGTGGTAGGATCCTTCTGGGGAGAAGTAAACGCCAACATTCACAAGGCCTTGGGGTGCGTGGGCACGGTGACCGACGGATCTGTCCGAGACTTGGATGAGGTAAGGGAAACGGGGTTCCAATTCTTCTCCAGTTGTATATCCGTTTCCCACGCTTACGTTCATTTGGTGGAGGTGGGAATTCCGGTCAAAGTGGGGGGACTGGTTGTGAAATCAGGGGACCTCATCCTGGGCGATAAGCACGGAGTGATCTCCATCCCGTTGGAGATCGCCAGAGATGTACCCAAAGCTGCCCAGCTTATGGAGGACTGGGAGCGGCGGGTGATCAACTTTTGCAAATCCAAGGAGTTCAACCCGGAAGGGCTGAGAGAACGTTTCATGTCTCCCCGCCCCACCTGGCCACCGAAAAAATAG
- a CDS encoding MFS transporter — MVMRKSFPFPLMPLLLLVGIFYLTFVARVVLAPLLPVIEKDLGLGHGEAGTLFLFVAFGYGAGLLGSGFISSLLNHRRTITLSSILVGGAIVAISRSFSINQMHAGLVLAGLSAGFYLPSGIATLTELVSKEHWGKAMAIHELAPNLGFITAPLLSEALLNFFSWRGALAVLGVWSILMGILFWLFGQGGREKGEPPRLQSIYTIMISPSFWMMATMFTVSIGSSIGVYTMMPLFLVNEMGMDRGWANTLIGLSRMFGIVVLFLSGSIIDRFGPKRTVTLFLITTGVFTFLLGLIPSPITTPILLFLQAASAACLFPVGFTILALIFPSHLRSAAVSLVIFVGFLLGGGVVPSSIGHWAEAYSFSSALTILGLLFIVLLPLFLRVGARLEMSDKK, encoded by the coding sequence ATGGTAATGAGAAAATCTTTCCCCTTCCCGCTGATGCCTCTTCTTTTGCTTGTGGGCATCTTTTACCTGACGTTTGTCGCCCGGGTTGTTTTAGCACCGCTCCTCCCCGTGATTGAAAAAGATTTGGGCCTGGGTCATGGAGAAGCTGGGACTTTATTCCTTTTCGTCGCCTTCGGTTATGGTGCTGGGCTTTTGGGATCAGGATTCATTTCCTCGCTGCTGAACCACCGGCGCACGATCACCTTATCGAGCATCCTGGTGGGAGGGGCAATTGTGGCTATATCCCGGTCATTCTCAATAAACCAAATGCATGCCGGGCTTGTGCTTGCTGGCCTTTCAGCAGGGTTTTATCTTCCCTCAGGGATTGCTACGCTGACGGAACTGGTCAGCAAGGAACATTGGGGAAAAGCCATGGCCATTCATGAACTGGCCCCCAATCTGGGTTTTATTACGGCGCCTTTATTGTCTGAAGCTTTGCTAAATTTTTTTTCCTGGCGTGGGGCATTAGCGGTGCTGGGTGTCTGGTCGATTCTCATGGGGATTCTTTTTTGGCTTTTTGGCCAGGGAGGAAGGGAAAAAGGGGAACCGCCGCGTCTCCAGTCGATCTATACAATTATGATCAGCCCTTCCTTCTGGATGATGGCGACCATGTTCACTGTTTCCATCGGGTCGAGTATCGGCGTTTATACCATGATGCCCCTTTTTCTTGTAAACGAAATGGGAATGGACCGAGGTTGGGCCAACACGCTTATCGGGCTCTCCCGCATGTTTGGGATCGTCGTCTTATTCCTTTCTGGTTCGATCATAGATCGGTTCGGGCCAAAACGGACCGTGACTTTATTTTTGATAACCACGGGTGTTTTTACCTTTCTCCTCGGATTGATCCCCAGTCCCATAACCACACCTATTTTGCTTTTCCTCCAAGCTGCTTCAGCAGCATGTTTGTTTCCAGTAGGTTTTACAATCCTCGCCCTAATCTTTCCCTCCCATTTGCGGAGCGCAGCTGTATCATTGGTCATTTTCGTCGGATTTCTTTTGGGAGGCGGCGTCGTTCCGTCGAGTATCGGTCATTGGGCTGAAGCATATTCTTTCTCCTCCGCCCTTACCATTTTAGGCCTTCTTTTTATTGTCTTGTTACCTCTATTCCTTCGCGTTGGCGCTCGCCTGGAAATGTCGGATAAAAAATAG
- a CDS encoding flavodoxin family protein: MKVLGILGSPRIGGNSDILLDQALAGAKDAGAEVEKIILCQKKISGCFDCGKCNETGICAVQDDMPEIHQKILEANAVIHSVPTYFWSMTAQMKAYLDRWCAFFDAEWRWHKQYYPKMKGKKIGLITVCGDPNVSTADPIVHSFKTTCDFTKLKWMGTVMASASAKGEIAKNESAKKEAFALGQKVATL; encoded by the coding sequence ATGAAGGTACTGGGAATCTTGGGGAGTCCAAGAATTGGAGGAAATAGCGATATCCTTCTGGACCAGGCTCTGGCCGGGGCAAAAGACGCCGGGGCAGAAGTAGAAAAGATTATCCTTTGTCAGAAAAAAATTTCCGGTTGTTTTGATTGTGGAAAATGCAATGAAACTGGAATCTGCGCTGTCCAGGATGATATGCCGGAGATCCACCAGAAGATTCTGGAAGCCAATGCCGTTATCCACAGCGTGCCCACTTACTTCTGGTCCATGACTGCTCAGATGAAGGCTTACCTGGACCGCTGGTGCGCCTTTTTTGATGCGGAGTGGCGCTGGCATAAGCAATATTACCCCAAGATGAAAGGGAAAAAGATTGGCCTCATCACGGTCTGCGGAGATCCCAATGTCTCCACCGCGGATCCCATTGTCCATAGCTTTAAGACCACCTGCGATTTCACCAAGCTAAAATGGATGGGAACGGTAATGGCGTCGGCATCGGCCAAAGGAGAGATCGCCAAGAACGAATCAGCCAAAAAAGAGGCGTTCGCTTTAGGGCAAAAAGTGGCCACCCTTTAA
- a CDS encoding N-acyl homoserine lactonase family protein yields the protein MVMPTYEIYALKYAGPFTRPASMVNWFQDIDKNAQINYYIFAIRGGGETIVVDCGCAPQLAKERNLAGYINPVDVLKRIDIDAAKVKHVVATHIHFDHISGVELFPRATIFLQEKEFNFWMTNPTAKRAPFLQVTDPVANRYLAKLKGKKRLQLIRGDKKILPGIELLLCPGHTIGLQTVVVNTTKGKAIVGSDSAHTFSSYRTDIPSAIITDMIAWMKSYDKIRAKASSIDLIFPGHDLALIDAYPKVAEGVSRLV from the coding sequence ATGGTGATGCCAACTTATGAAATTTATGCTCTTAAATATGCCGGGCCTTTCACCCGACCGGCGTCCATGGTCAACTGGTTCCAGGACATAGATAAGAACGCCCAGATTAATTATTATATTTTTGCTATCCGGGGAGGCGGTGAAACAATTGTCGTCGACTGCGGCTGTGCTCCCCAATTAGCCAAGGAGCGCAATCTGGCCGGCTACATCAATCCGGTAGATGTCCTGAAAAGGATTGACATCGACGCCGCAAAGGTAAAACACGTAGTGGCGACCCATATCCATTTTGACCACATTAGTGGAGTTGAGTTGTTTCCGCGCGCAACGATTTTCCTCCAGGAAAAAGAGTTCAATTTCTGGATGACCAACCCAACCGCCAAACGTGCTCCTTTTCTGCAGGTTACGGACCCGGTAGCCAATCGTTACCTGGCCAAGTTAAAAGGAAAAAAGAGGCTTCAACTCATCCGGGGTGATAAAAAAATCTTGCCGGGAATCGAGTTGCTTCTTTGCCCGGGTCACACCATCGGTCTGCAAACAGTGGTCGTGAACACCACAAAAGGAAAGGCCATCGTGGGTTCCGATTCCGCCCATACTTTCTCCAGTTATCGCACCGACATTCCCAGTGCGATCATCACCGATATGATCGCCTGGATGAAAAGTTACGATAAGATTCGGGCCAAGGCCTCATCCATCGATTTGATCTTCCCGGGCCATGACCTCGCTCTGATAGATGCCTATCCCAAAGTTGCCGAAGGTGTTTCCCGGCTGGTATAA
- a CDS encoding SDR family oxidoreductase gives MLAKLFSLQGKVALITGASRGIGRSIALAFAEAGAKSVVSSRNKRPPELEKVAEQVRGMGGEAIAIPAHVGKKEEVQKLVQGTLQAFGRIDVLVNNAGANPVLSSMVDLEEEAFDKVLEVNLKGAFLMSKVVAKEMIKQGGGRIINISSISGLRARADQTGAYCISKAALNMMTQVMARELAPHNILVNAIAPGSIKTEFSRVNWTDPDRRAQRIREIELKRFGEPEEVVGLALFLAAEASSFVTGEIIRVDGGQTI, from the coding sequence ATGTTGGCAAAGCTGTTTTCCTTACAGGGCAAAGTTGCTTTGATCACCGGTGCGAGCCGCGGGATAGGTCGGTCCATTGCTCTGGCCTTTGCGGAAGCTGGGGCCAAATCGGTAGTTTCCAGTCGCAATAAGCGGCCGCCGGAACTGGAGAAGGTGGCGGAACAGGTTCGCGGGATGGGCGGTGAGGCTATAGCTATTCCGGCCCACGTGGGGAAGAAAGAAGAGGTGCAAAAGCTCGTTCAAGGAACACTTCAAGCATTCGGCCGGATCGATGTTTTAGTCAACAATGCCGGAGCTAACCCCGTCTTGAGCTCGATGGTGGATTTGGAAGAAGAGGCTTTTGATAAAGTTTTGGAAGTGAACTTGAAGGGTGCCTTCTTGATGAGTAAAGTCGTAGCCAAGGAGATGATCAAGCAGGGTGGAGGCAGGATCATCAATATCAGTTCTATCAGCGGGCTCCGCGCGCGGGCGGATCAAACCGGAGCCTACTGCATCAGCAAGGCGGCCCTAAACATGATGACCCAGGTGATGGCGCGGGAACTGGCCCCGCATAACATTTTAGTAAACGCCATCGCCCCCGGCTCCATTAAAACGGAATTCAGCCGGGTGAACTGGACGGACCCAGATCGCAGGGCACAGCGCATCAGAGAAATTGAACTCAAACGATTTGGTGAACCTGAAGAGGTCGTGGGTCTTGCCCTTTTTCTGGCGGCGGAAGCCAGTTCATTCGTAACGGGTGAAATCATCCGCGTGGACGGGGGGCAAACAATATAA
- the hrcA gene encoding heat-inducible transcriptional repressor HrcA: MSETLTSRDRKVLQAIIMDYIQTAEPVGSRTVSKKYKMELSPATIRNVMADLEEMGFLRQPHTSAGRVPTDRAFRFYVDSILEVRRLNKIDQDRIILSLQNEKTDINEMMKHASSLLSLLSKQTGVVLAPRFGSNVFKHIEFIKLREKKILVIIVSKSGEVQNKLIESDEPLNQDELEKFSKYLNEIMDGLSLVEAKRKIVEEMKKEKVLFDKLMYRALQLSQKALEDEAEGDLYIEGKTNIIQSPEFADVEKMRLLLLAFEEKTKIVKLLDKALATQGIQIFIGAENEFNEMRECSIVAASYSKENFTLGTLGVIGPTRMDYSSIIPIVDYTARILGKILENMDE; encoded by the coding sequence ATGAGTGAGACCTTAACTTCTCGAGACCGTAAAGTATTGCAGGCAATTATTATGGATTATATCCAAACTGCAGAACCGGTGGGATCACGAACTGTGTCTAAAAAATATAAGATGGAGCTCAGTCCAGCAACAATCCGCAATGTTATGGCGGATTTAGAGGAGATGGGCTTTTTGCGGCAGCCGCACACTTCAGCCGGGCGGGTGCCTACGGATCGGGCCTTTCGTTTCTACGTGGACAGCATATTGGAAGTGCGCCGACTCAACAAAATTGACCAAGATCGTATTATTCTGAGCCTGCAAAATGAGAAGACGGACATAAATGAGATGATGAAGCACGCCTCGTCTTTACTTTCTCTGCTATCCAAACAGACGGGGGTCGTTTTGGCCCCGCGTTTTGGGAGTAATGTATTCAAACATATAGAATTTATCAAGCTTAGAGAGAAAAAAATACTGGTGATCATCGTATCCAAATCAGGCGAAGTTCAAAATAAACTGATCGAGTCCGATGAGCCATTAAATCAGGATGAGCTGGAAAAATTCAGCAAGTACCTAAACGAGATCATGGACGGATTGAGCCTGGTTGAGGCCAAACGCAAAATTGTGGAGGAGATGAAGAAGGAGAAAGTCCTCTTTGATAAACTCATGTATCGTGCCCTCCAACTCAGCCAGAAAGCGCTGGAAGACGAAGCGGAAGGCGACCTTTACATTGAAGGCAAAACCAACATCATTCAATCTCCAGAATTTGCCGACGTGGAGAAAATGCGGCTCCTTCTTTTGGCGTTCGAGGAGAAAACCAAGATTGTCAAACTCTTGGACAAGGCTCTGGCCACGCAGGGGATTCAAATTTTTATTGGCGCGGAAAACGAATTCAACGAAATGAGGGAGTGCAGCATCGTGGCAGCGTCTTATTCTAAAGAAAATTTTACCCTGGGAACTTTGGGAGTTATCGGGCCAACACGGATGGATTACTCCAGCATCATTCCCATTGTGGATTATACGGCCAGAATCCTGGGGAAAATCCTGGAAAACA